The following proteins come from a genomic window of Labeo rohita strain BAU-BD-2019 chromosome 25, IGBB_LRoh.1.0, whole genome shotgun sequence:
- the skic8 gene encoding SKI8 subunit of superkiller complex protein, with translation MSTQYSILFKQEHAHEDAIWTAAWGRSEKDGSETIVTGSLDDLVKVWKWSDEKLELQWTLEGHQLGVVSVDISQNGAIAASSSLDAHIRLWDLETGKQIKSMDAGPVDAWTVAFSPDSKYIATGSHLGKVNIFGVESGKKEHSLDTRGKFILSIAYSPDGKYLASGAIDGIINIFDIATGKLLHTLEGHAMPIRSLTFSPDSQLLVTASDDGYIKIYDVQHANLAGTLSGHGSWVLNVAFSPDDTHFVSSSSDKSVKVWDTSSRSCVNTFFDHQDQVWSVKYNPTGSKIVSAGDDRAIHIYDCPM, from the exons ATGAGCACACAA TACAGTATACTATTCAAGCAAGAGCATG CTCATGAAGATGCCATCTGGACCGCAGCATGGGGTCGCAGTGAGAAGGACGGGTCAGAAACTATTGTGACCGGCTCTTTGGATGACCTGGTGAAAGTGTGGAAATG GTCGGATGAAAAGCTGGAGCTGCAGTGGACGCTGGAGGGTCACCAGCTGGGTGTGGTGTCTGTCGACATCAGTCAAAATGGGGCAATCGCAGCCTCCAGCTCTCTAGATGCTCACATTCGGCTATGGGATCTTGAGACGGGCAAACAGATCAAGTCTATGGATGCAGGCCCAG TTGACGCATGGACGGTCGCCTTTTCTCCTGACTCCAAATACATTGCAACCGGCAGCCATCTGGGAAAGGTCAACATCTTCGGTGTGGAAAGTGGGAAAAAGGAGCACTCGCTGGACACCAGAGGAAAATTCATTCTGAGCATCGCCTAT AGTCCAGATGGAAAGTACTTAGCCAGTGGTGCTATAGACGGAATCATTAATATCTTTGATATTGCGACTGGGAAACTCCTGCACACGCTGGAAG GTCACGCTATGCCTATCAGGTCTCTGACTTTCTCTCCAGACTCTCAGCTGCTTGTAACCGCATCAGACGATGGCTACATTAAGATTTATGATGT GCAGCACGCTAACCTGGCCGGCACTCTCAGTGGTCACGGATCCTGGGTGCTGAACGTTGCCTTTTCCCCCGACGACACACACTTTGTGTCCAG TTCGTCTGATAAGAGCGTAAAAGTGTGGGACACAAGCAGCAGATCATGTGTGAACACATTCTTTGATCATCAGGACCAG GTTTGGAGTGTGAAGTACAACCCCACGGGCTCCAAAATCGTCTCTGCGGGTGATGACAGAGCCATTCACATTTACGACTGTCCCATGTGA
- the slc25a44a gene encoding solute carrier family 25 member 44a, which translates to MMQQKRNIQIIEWEDLDKRKFYSLGVFMTMTTRAVVYPFTLIRTRLQVQKGKSLYNGTFDAFFKILKAEGARGLYRGFMVNTFTLISGQAYITTYELVRKYVSCYSSNNTVKSLVAGGAASLVAQSITVPIDVVSQQLMVQGHGCQLTRFKLKPKMVMATSKQKLTFGQTRDIVVQIFHVDGFRGFYRGYVASLLTYIPNSAVWWPFYHFYGEQLSRLAPADCPHLLLQAVAGPMAAATASTLTNPMDVIRARVQVEGRSSIIETFRQLLAEEGVWGLTKGLSARIISSTPTSVMIVIGYETLKRLSLRPELVDSRHW; encoded by the exons ATGATGCAGCAGAAGCGCAACATTCAGATCATCGAATGGGAGGATCTGGACAAGAGGAAGTTCTACTCGCTGGGCGTCTTTATGACCATGACCACACGGGCCGTCGTGTACCCCTTCACCCTGATCCGCACCAGACTGCAGGTCCAGAAGGGGAAATCGCTCTATAACGGCACCTTTGACGCCTTCTTTAAGATTCTGAAGGCCGAGGGGGCTCGAGGCCTTTATCGAGGGTTCATGGTCAACACGTTCACGCTGATCTCAGGTCAGGCGTACATCACTACCTATGAGTTGGTACGAAAATACGTGTCCTGTTACTCGTCCAATAACACGGTCAAGTCTCTGGTGGCTGGCGGCGCAGCTTCACTGGTGGCGCAAAGCATCACGGTACCCATCGACGTGGTGTCCCAGCAGCTGATGGTGCAGGGTCACGGGTGTCAGCTCACACGCTTCAAACTCAAGCCCAAGATGGTGATGGCCACGTCCaaacaaaaactgacatttgGCCAGACCAGAGACATTGTGGTTCAGATTTTTCACGTGGATGGATTTCGGGGCTTTTATCGGGGATATGTGGCATCGCTACTCACCTACATACCCAACAGCGCTGTCTGGTGGCCATTTTATCACTTTTATGGag AGCAGCTCTCCAGACTGGCTCCAGCGGACTGTCCTCACCTCCTCCTCCAGGCCGTTGCGGGACCGATGGCTGCAGCTACCGCCTCCACCCTCACCAACCCCATGGACGTGATCCGAGCCCGAGTACAG gttGAAGGTCGCTCCTCTATAATAGAGACGTTTAGGCAGCTCCTGGCTGAAGAGGGCGTGTGGGGTCTCACTAAGGGTCTGTCGGCACGCATCATTTCTTCTACGCCCACTTCGGTCATGATCGTCATCGGTTACGAGACACTAAAGAGACTCAGTCTGCGGCCTGAACTGGTGGACAGCAGACACTGGTGA
- the ireb2 gene encoding iron-responsive element-binding protein 2 produces the protein MALALPQHEHPFGHLIDTLQSEQYEERRYFNPQKLSDARYEELPFCMRVLLESAIRKCDGFYIKTDDVSSILDWQKQQNQAEVAFSPARVLLQDFTGIPAMVDLAAMRDALAKQGVDPNLVNPRCPTDLIVDHSLQIDYSKCAIQSPPTPTDESHSAVRSPAGRPSPRGSSSSSGGHCAGQRPGHRGSCSKPSCSDAPSGRSAAVQIENTPLLCPFHLQPVSEPETMIRNQEMELVRNKERLQFFKWCSKAFKNVNVVPPDINTVHQVNLEYLCQVVQEEKGFIFPDSVVGTDSHTTMINGLGILGWGVGGIESEAVMLGQPVSLTLPQVVGCKLVGTINPLATSIDIVLGITKHLRQAGIGGKFVEFFGPGVQQLSAPDRTTIANMCPEYNATVSFFPVDDITLQHFKHTICSEEKLVVLEDYLKAIKLFRSYGEQSEEPQYSEVIEMNLSSIVPHVSGPKRPQDRVAVTCMKEDFISCLNEKVGFKGFHISKEKQATQVPFLHDGAEYNLAHGSVVIAAVISCTNNCNPSVMLAAGLLAKKAVEAGLMVKPYIRTSLVPGSGTVTHYLNTSGVLPYLRKLGFEVVGYGCATCVGNTAPLPESVVDAIKQGDLVACGVLSGNRHLEGRLCDCVRANYLASPPLVVAYAIAGTVSINLETEPLGVNSDGKDVYLRDIWPSKEEVNHTEENIVIASMFKDLRSRMEKGSTFWNNIESVESALFPWDHKSTYIRCPSFFSKLSKEVCTPQSIEGAYPLLFLGDKVTTDHISPAGSIARVSAAAKYLQSKRLTPREFNSYGARRGNDAVMTRGTFASIKLQNRLIGKTGPKTLYIPSGQTLDVFEAAERYQRDGVPLIILAGKEYGSGSSRDWAAKGPYLLGVRAVIAESFEKIHRNHLVGMGIAPLQFLPGQNADSLELCGKERFTINIPQELTPRQQLTVQTSTGKSFSVTAVFENDMDVAFFRHGGILKYVARSLLP, from the exons ATGGCGCTCGCTTTACCTCAGCACG AACATCCATTCGGCCATTTGATTGACACTCTCCAGAGCGAACAATATGAAGAGCGGCGATATTTCAACCCACAGAAGCTGAGCGATGCCAGATACG AGGAACTGCCGTTCTGTATGCGGGTTCTCCTGGAGTCCGCTATCCGGAAGTGTGACGGCTTCTACATAAAGACTGACGATGTCTCCAGTATTTTGGACTGGCAGAAGCAGCAGAACCAGGCTGAGGTTGCGTTCTCACCCGCCAGGGTTCTGCTGCAGGACTTTAC AGGAATTCCTGCTATGGTGGACCTGGCAGCCATGAGAGATGCTTTAGCTAAACAGGGGGTCGATCCAAACCTGGTGAACCCTAGATGCCCCACGGACCTCATCGTAGATCATTCTCTGCAGATTGACTACAGCAAATG TGCTATCCAGAGCCCTCCAACCCCCACGGATGAGAGTCACAGTGCCGTCAGATCTCCTGCCGGCCGACCATCCCCACGAgggagcagcagcagcagcggtgGTCACTGTGCAGGTCAACGACCGGGTCATCGGGGCAGCTGCAGTAAACCCTCCTGCTCCGACGCTCCCAGTGGCAGAAGCGCAGCAGTACAGATAGAGAACACGCCTCTTCTCTGCCCCTTCCACCTGCAGCCTGTTTCAGA GCCTGAAACGATGATCAGAAACCAAGAGATGGAACTAGTCAGAAACAAAGAGAGGCTGCAATTCTTTAAG TGGTGTTCAAAAGCCTTTAAAAACGTCAACGTGGTTCCGCCAGACATCAACACAGTGCATCAGGTGAATCTAGAGTACCTGTGTCAGGTGGTACAGGAAGAAAAGGGGTTTATTTTTCCTGACAGCGTGGTGGGAACAGATTCCCACACCACCATGATCAACGGCCTCGGGATCCTAGGCTGGG GAGTTGGAGGTATTGAATCAGAGGCAGTCATGTTAGGTCAGCCAGTGTCTTTGACTCTGCCACAGGTCGTCGGCTGTAAACTCGTGGGGACCATCAATCCTCTCGCCACGTCAATTGATATTGTGCTGGGCATTACTAAG CATCTGCGTCAGGCAGGAATCGGCGGGAAGTTCGTTGAGTTCTTTGGGCCTGGTGTACAGCAACTCTCGGCTCCCGATCGGACCACCATCGCTAACATGTGCCCTGAGTACAACGCCACCGTGAGCTTCTTTCCTGTGGATGACATCACTCTTCAGCACTTTAAACACACCA TTTGCAGTGAGGAGAAGCTTGTGGTTTTAGAAGACTATCTGAAGGCTATCAAACTCTTCAGAAGCTATGGCGAGCAATCAGAAGAGCCACAGTATTCAGAG GTCATCGAGATGAACCTGAGCTCAATTGTGCCTCATGTCAGTGGACCCAAACGGCCACAGGACAGAGTCGCCGTGACTTGCATGAAAGAAGACTTTATCAGCTGCCTGAATGAGAAG GTGGGTTTCAAGGGCTTCCACATATCCAAAGAGAAACAGGCGACTCAGGTGCCGTTCCTGCACGATGGGGCCGAGTACAACCTGGCGCACGGATCTGTCGTCATCGCTGCTGTCATCAGCTGCACCAACAACTGCAACCCGTCCGTCATGCTGGCCGCAG GTCTACTAGCGAAGAAAGCCGTTGAGGCTGGTCTGATGGTAAAACCATATATCAGGACCAGTCTAGTGCCTGGCAGTGGAACCGTCACACATTATCTGAACACCAGTGGAGTTCTGCCCTACCTCAGGAAACTCGG GTTTGAGGTGGTGGGTTATGGATGTGCCACTTGTGTGGGCAATACAGCACCTTTACCTGAGAGTGTGGTGGACGCCATTAAACAG GGTGATTTGGTGGCGTGTGGCGTGCTCTCCGGAAACAGGCATTTAGAAGGACGCCTGTGTGACTGTGTTCGTGCGAATTATTTGGCTTCTCCTCCACTGGTGGTGGCGTACGCCATCGCAGGCACAGTCAGCATCAACCTGGAGACAGAACCGCTAGGAGTGAACTCAGATGGGAAGGATGTGTATCTGCGGGATATCTGGCCGTCCAAAGAAGAGGTGAACCACACAGAGGAGAACATCGTCATCGCCTCTATGTTCAAAGATCTGAGGAGTCGAATGGAG AAAGGAAGTACGTTCTGGAACAATATAGAGTCTGTCGAATCTGCCCTCTTCCCATGGGATCACAAATCCACCTACATTCGATGTCCGTCCTTCTTCAGCAAACTG TCTAAAGAGGTGTGCACTCCTCAGTCCATTGAGGGTGCGTACCCACTCCTCTTTCTGGGTGATAAAGTGACAACAGATCACATTTCTCCAGCGGGAAGCATTGCAAGAGTCAGCGCTGCCGCCAAATACCTACAGAGTAAACG TTTGACCCCTCGCGAATTCAATTCCTACGGTGCACGAAGAGGAAACGATGCTGTAATGACTCGAGGAACATTTGCCAGCATAAAGCTCCAAAACCGCCTCATCGGGAAAACCGGACCCAAAACACTGTACATTCCATCAGGACAGACG CTGGATGTGTTTGAAGCTGCTGAACGCTATCAGAGAGATGGAGTTCCCCTCATCATCCTGGCAGGAAAAGAGTATGGCTCTGGGAGCTCACGCGACTGGGCCGCCAAAGGACCTTATTTATTG GGGGTCCGTGCGGTGATAGCAGAGAGCTTTGAGAAGATTCATAGGAATCATTTGGTGGGGATGGGAATCGCTCCGCTGCAGTTCCTGCCGGGACAAAACGCCGACTCACTGGAACTGTGTGGAAAAGAGCGATTCACCATCAACATCCCACAGGAGCTCACACCCAGACAACAGCTCACAGTACAG ACGAGCACAGGGAAGAGTTTCAGCGTCACGGCTGTTTTCGAGAACGACATGGATGTGGCATTTTTCAGACACGGAGGCATCCTGAAGTACGTAGCTCGTTCTCTGCTGCCGTAA